A stretch of the Pan troglodytes isolate AG18354 chromosome 20, NHGRI_mPanTro3-v2.0_pri, whole genome shotgun sequence genome encodes the following:
- the ZNF607 gene encoding zinc finger protein 607 isoform X3 produces the protein MIVREETRGECTDLDSRCEIISDGEMQLYRKHSSVTLHQRIHNGQKPYECKQCQKSFSHLTELMVHQTIHTSEEPDQCEKFRKAFSHLTDLRKHQKINAREKPYECEECGKVFSYPANLAQHGKVHVEKPYECKECGEAFRTSRQLTVHHRFHYGEKPYECKECGKAFSVYGRLSRHQSIHTGEKPFECNKCGKSFRLKAGLKVHQSIHTGEKPHECKECGKAFRQFSHLVGHKRIHTGEKPYECKECGKGFTCRYQLTMHQRIYSGEKHYECKENGEAFSSGHQLTAPHTFESVEKPYKCEECGKAFSVHGRLTRHQGIHSGKKPYECNKCGKSFRLNSSLKIHQNIHTGEKPYKCKECGKAFSQRAHLAHHNRIHTGYKPFECKECGKSFRCASYLVIHERIHTGEKPYVCQECGKGFSYSHKLTIHRRVHTGEKPYGCKECGKAFSVSGQLTQHLSIHSGKKPFECNKCGKSFRFISVLKAHQNIHSAEKPYECKECGKAFRHATSLIYHDRTHAGEKSYECKECGETFSHASHLIIHERIHTSDKPYECKRCGKAFHCASYLVRHESVHADGNPYMCEECGKAFNSSHELSIHHRVHTSEKPFKCNKCRRSFRLRSILEVHQRIHI, from the coding sequence ATTTGGATTCAAGATGTGAAATAATCAGCGATGGGGAAATGCAGCTTTATAGGAAACACTCATCTGTTACTCTCCATCAGAGAATTCATAATGGACAGAAACCATATGAGTGTAAGCAATGTCAGAAGTCCTTTAGTCATCTTACAGAACTCATGGTACATCAAACAATTCATACTAGTGAGGAACCTGATCAATGTGAAAAGTTTAGGAAGGCATTTAGCCATCTTACAGACCTTAGAAAACATCAGAAAATTAATGCTCGtgagaaaccttatgaatgtgaagaatgtgggaaAGTCTTCAGTTATCCTGCAAACCTTGCTCAACATGGGAAAGTTCATgttgagaaaccctatgaatgtaaagaGTGTGGGGAAGCTTTTAGGACTAGCCGTCAACTTACTGTACATCATAGATTTCATTATGGTGAGAAACCCTacgaatgtaaggaatgtggcaaGGCCTTTAGTGTGTATGGACGACTTAGTCGACATCAGAGTATTCACACTGGTGAGAAGCCCTTTGAATGTAACAAATGTGGGAAGTCCTTTAGGCTCAAAGCAGGCCTTAAAGTACATCAGAgtattcatactggagagaagccacatgaatgtaaggaatgtggaaagGCCTTTCGTCAGTTTTCCCACCTTGTGGGTCAtaaaagaattcatactggagaaaaaccctatgaatgcAAGGAATGCGGGAAGGGCTTTACATGTAGGTATCAACTTACCATGCATCAGAGAATTTATTCAGGGGAGAAACACTATGAATGTAAAGAAAATGGGGAGGCTTTTAGTAGTGGCCATCAACTTACTGCACCTCATACATTTGAAAGTGTTGAGAAACCTTATAAGTGtgaggaatgtgggaaagcctttagtgTGCATGGACGACTTACTCGACATCAGGGTATTCATAGTGGtaagaaaccctatgaatgtaacaAATGTGGGAAGTCCTTTAGGCTCAATTCATCccttaaaatacatcaaaatattcaTACCggtgagaaaccctacaaatgtaaggaatgtgggaaggccttcagtCAGCGTGCACACCTTGCCCATCATAACAGAATTCATACTGGTTACAAACCCtttgaatgtaaagaatgtgggaagTCCTTTCGTTGTGCCTCATATCTTGTTATACATGAGAGAATTCATacgggagagaaaccctatgtaTGTCAAGAGTGTGGGAAGGGTTTTAGTTATAGCCATAAACTCACTATACATCGCAGAgttcatactggtgagaaaccttatggatgtaaggaatgtgggaaggcctttaGTGTATCTGGACAACTTACTCAGCATCTGAGTATTCACAGTGGTAAGAAACCCTTTGAATGCAACAAATGCGGGAAGTCTTTTAGGTTCATTTCTGTACTTAAAGCCCATCAGAATATTCATAGCGCTGAGAAACCCTacgaatgtaaggaatgtggcaaGGCCTTTCGTCATGCCACAAGCCTCATATATCATGACCGAACTCATGCTGGTGAAAAGTCCtatgaatgtaaagaatgtggggaAACTTTTAGTCATGCTTCACATCTTATTATTCATGAGAGAATTCATACCAGTGataaaccctatgaatgtaaaagATGTGGGAAGGCATTTCACTGTGCCTCATATCTTGTTAGACATGAAAGCGTTCATGCTGATGGAAATCCCTATATGTGTGAAGAGTGTGGGAAAGCTTTTAATAGTAGCCATGAACTTAGTATACATCATAGAGTTCATACTAGTGAGAAACCCTTTAAATGTAACAAATGCAGAAGGTCCTTTAGGCTTAGATCCATCCTTGAAgtacatcagagaattcatattTGA
- the ZNF607 gene encoding zinc finger protein 607 isoform X4 has protein sequence MQLYRKHSSVTLHQRIHNGQKPYECKQCQKSFSHLTELMVHQTIHTSEEPDQCEKFRKAFSHLTDLRKHQKINAREKPYECEECGKVFSYPANLAQHGKVHVEKPYECKECGEAFRTSRQLTVHHRFHYGEKPYECKECGKAFSVYGRLSRHQSIHTGEKPFECNKCGKSFRLKAGLKVHQSIHTGEKPHECKECGKAFRQFSHLVGHKRIHTGEKPYECKECGKGFTCRYQLTMHQRIYSGEKHYECKENGEAFSSGHQLTAPHTFESVEKPYKCEECGKAFSVHGRLTRHQGIHSGKKPYECNKCGKSFRLNSSLKIHQNIHTGEKPYKCKECGKAFSQRAHLAHHNRIHTGYKPFECKECGKSFRCASYLVIHERIHTGEKPYVCQECGKGFSYSHKLTIHRRVHTGEKPYGCKECGKAFSVSGQLTQHLSIHSGKKPFECNKCGKSFRFISVLKAHQNIHSAEKPYECKECGKAFRHATSLIYHDRTHAGEKSYECKECGETFSHASHLIIHERIHTSDKPYECKRCGKAFHCASYLVRHESVHADGNPYMCEECGKAFNSSHELSIHHRVHTSEKPFKCNKCRRSFRLRSILEVHQRIHI, from the coding sequence ATGCAGCTTTATAGGAAACACTCATCTGTTACTCTCCATCAGAGAATTCATAATGGACAGAAACCATATGAGTGTAAGCAATGTCAGAAGTCCTTTAGTCATCTTACAGAACTCATGGTACATCAAACAATTCATACTAGTGAGGAACCTGATCAATGTGAAAAGTTTAGGAAGGCATTTAGCCATCTTACAGACCTTAGAAAACATCAGAAAATTAATGCTCGtgagaaaccttatgaatgtgaagaatgtgggaaAGTCTTCAGTTATCCTGCAAACCTTGCTCAACATGGGAAAGTTCATgttgagaaaccctatgaatgtaaagaGTGTGGGGAAGCTTTTAGGACTAGCCGTCAACTTACTGTACATCATAGATTTCATTATGGTGAGAAACCCTacgaatgtaaggaatgtggcaaGGCCTTTAGTGTGTATGGACGACTTAGTCGACATCAGAGTATTCACACTGGTGAGAAGCCCTTTGAATGTAACAAATGTGGGAAGTCCTTTAGGCTCAAAGCAGGCCTTAAAGTACATCAGAgtattcatactggagagaagccacatgaatgtaaggaatgtggaaagGCCTTTCGTCAGTTTTCCCACCTTGTGGGTCAtaaaagaattcatactggagaaaaaccctatgaatgcAAGGAATGCGGGAAGGGCTTTACATGTAGGTATCAACTTACCATGCATCAGAGAATTTATTCAGGGGAGAAACACTATGAATGTAAAGAAAATGGGGAGGCTTTTAGTAGTGGCCATCAACTTACTGCACCTCATACATTTGAAAGTGTTGAGAAACCTTATAAGTGtgaggaatgtgggaaagcctttagtgTGCATGGACGACTTACTCGACATCAGGGTATTCATAGTGGtaagaaaccctatgaatgtaacaAATGTGGGAAGTCCTTTAGGCTCAATTCATCccttaaaatacatcaaaatattcaTACCggtgagaaaccctacaaatgtaaggaatgtgggaaggccttcagtCAGCGTGCACACCTTGCCCATCATAACAGAATTCATACTGGTTACAAACCCtttgaatgtaaagaatgtgggaagTCCTTTCGTTGTGCCTCATATCTTGTTATACATGAGAGAATTCATacgggagagaaaccctatgtaTGTCAAGAGTGTGGGAAGGGTTTTAGTTATAGCCATAAACTCACTATACATCGCAGAgttcatactggtgagaaaccttatggatgtaaggaatgtgggaaggcctttaGTGTATCTGGACAACTTACTCAGCATCTGAGTATTCACAGTGGTAAGAAACCCTTTGAATGCAACAAATGCGGGAAGTCTTTTAGGTTCATTTCTGTACTTAAAGCCCATCAGAATATTCATAGCGCTGAGAAACCCTacgaatgtaaggaatgtggcaaGGCCTTTCGTCATGCCACAAGCCTCATATATCATGACCGAACTCATGCTGGTGAAAAGTCCtatgaatgtaaagaatgtggggaAACTTTTAGTCATGCTTCACATCTTATTATTCATGAGAGAATTCATACCAGTGataaaccctatgaatgtaaaagATGTGGGAAGGCATTTCACTGTGCCTCATATCTTGTTAGACATGAAAGCGTTCATGCTGATGGAAATCCCTATATGTGTGAAGAGTGTGGGAAAGCTTTTAATAGTAGCCATGAACTTAGTATACATCATAGAGTTCATACTAGTGAGAAACCCTTTAAATGTAACAAATGCAGAAGGTCCTTTAGGCTTAGATCCATCCTTGAAgtacatcagagaattcatattTGA